The proteins below come from a single Rosa rugosa chromosome 2, drRosRugo1.1, whole genome shotgun sequence genomic window:
- the LOC133729058 gene encoding uncharacterized protein LOC133729058, giving the protein MDSARSWFQKFQPRAKKKGTENARDERPAASLDDEAPSAATKQKVEAAKQYIENHYKAQMKCLQDRKERRWMLERRLADAEVSQEDQMNVLKYLEQKETEYMHLQRHKMGVDDFQLLTIIGRGAFGEVRICREKSTGQVYAMKKLKKSEMLRRGQVEHVKAERNLLAEVDSAYIVKLYCSFQDDEFLYLIMEYLPGGDMMTLLMRKDILTEDEARFYVGETVLAIESIHKHNYIHRDIKPDNLLLDRYGHMKLSDFGLCKPLGTNSFPDLSENDSAVGRNLKSSSQSNQHSNPPTPKRTQQEQLLHWQKNRRMLAYSTVGTPDYIAPEVLLKKGYGMECDWWSLGAIMYEMLVGFPPFYSEEPMSTCRKIVNWKTHLKFPEEAKLSAEAKDLICKLLCNVEQRLGTKGAYEIKAHPWFKGLQWDRLYQMEAAFLPEVNNELDTQNFEKFEELGPQVETPSKSGPWRKMLSSMDTNFVGYTYKNYEIVNEHHMPGIAELKKKTNKPKRPSVKALFDTPDPPDPPTHGTSLNQMSTLPTVSEGSEPSRQSTRPPQYPHKPPRR; this is encoded by the exons ATGGATTCTGCTCGGAGTTGGTTTCAGAAGTTTCAGCCGAGAGCGAAGAAGAAGGGGACGGAAAATGCTAGAGATGAAAGGCCGGCGGCTTCTTTGGACGACGAGGCGCCGTCGGCTGCGACCAAGCAGAAGGTTGAGGCGGCGAAGCAGTATATCGAGAATCACTACAAGGCGCAAATGAAGTGCTTGCAGGATAGGAAGGAGAG GCGGTGGATGCTGGAGAGGCGGCTGGCGGATGCCGAAGTTTCGCAGGAGGATCAGATGAATGTGCTGAAGTATTTGGAGCAGAAGGAGACGGAGTATATGCATCTTCAGAGGCATAAAATGGGGGTTGATGACTTTCAGCTTTTGACGATTATAGGAAGGGGTGCATTCGGAGAG GTGAGAATTTGCAGGGAGAAGTCTACTGGCCAGGTGTATGCCATGAAAAAGCTCAAGAAATCGGAGATGCTCCGAAGAGGCCAG GTGGAGCATGTTAAAGCGGAAAGAAATCTTCTTGCTGAGGTTGATAGTGCTTACATTGTCAAGCTCTATTGCTCCTTTCAAGATGATGAATTTTTGTATCTTATAATGGAATATCTTCCGGGAGGTGACATGATGACATTACTAATGCGCAAAGATATCTTGACTGAAGATGAAGCAAGGTTTTATGTAGGAGAGACTGTCCTTGCCATTGAGTCTATTCACAAGCACAACTACATTCACAG GGATATTAAGCCTGATAATTTACTGCTCGACCGCTATGGCCACATGAAGCTTTCAGATTTTGGGTTGTGTAAGCCTTTAGGCACTAATAGCTTTCCGGATCTTAGTGAGAATGACTCAGCAGTCGGAAGGAATTTAAAATCCTCTTCGCAGAGTAACCAACATTCTAACCCTCCTACACCAAAAAGAACCCAGCAGGAACAGTTATTGCACTGGCAAAAGAACAGACGAATGTTG GCTTATTCAACGGTTGGGACTCCAGACTACATTGCTCCAGAAGTACTGCTGaagaaaggatatggaatggaatGCGACTG GTGGTCTCTTGGTGCAATCATGTACGAGATGCTTGTGGGCTTTCCACCTTTCTATTCCGAAGAACCCATGTCCACATGTAGAAAG ATTGTAAACTGGAAAACTCATCTGAAATTCCCAGAGGAAGCAAAACTCTCTGCCGAGGCTAAAGATCTCATTTGCAAGCTCCTCTGCAATGTTGAGCAAAGGCTTGGGACGAAAGGAGCTTATGAAATAAAA GCACACCCATGGTTTAAAGGGTTACAATGGGATAGATTATATCAGATGGAAGCTGCCTTTCTACCAGAGGTTAACAACGAGTTGGATACTCAAAATTTTGAGAAGTTTGAAGAG TTGGGGCCTCAGGTAGAAACTccatcaaaatccggtccatggAGAAAG ATGCTTTCATCCATGGATACAAATTTTGTTGGTTATACATACAAGAATTATGAAATTGTCAATGAGCATCATATGCCTGGCATTG CTGAGTTGAAGAAAAAGACTAATAAGCCAAAGAGACCTTCTGTTAAGGCCTTATTCG ACACACCTGATCCTCCAGACCCCCCAACACATGGAACTTCTCTCAACCAAATGTCCACTCTGCCTACTGTCTCGGAAGGCTCTGAGCCATCTAGGCAATCTACTAGACCCCCACAATATCCACACAAACCTCCAAGAAGATAG
- the LOC133729059 gene encoding protein LIGHT-DEPENDENT SHORT HYPOCOTYLS 4-like codes for MSAAAAAAAAAVVVSRSSSSNSSSSAETYHHLHHHQSFMAPSLPVAPQLSRYESQKRRDWITFGQYLKNHRPPLTLSRCSGAHVLEFLRYLDQFGKTKVHGSACPFYGHPHPPAPCPCPLRQAWGSLDALIGRLRAAFEENGGLPETNPFGARAVRLYLREVRDTQAKARGIAYEKKKRKKPTPPQRTTQLLQQHEEQGQHGNFVSGYGGAGVGVGGGSAQPNGVMLGGASSTAARGSMMPLSVLNC; via the coding sequence ATGTCagcagcggcggccgcggcagctGCAGCTGTGGTGGTGAGCCGTTCGAGCTCCAGCAACAGCAGCTCGAGCGCGGAGACctaccaccacctccaccatcaCCAATCGTTCATGGCACCGTCGCTGCCTGTGGCGCCTCAGCTCAGCCGTTACGAGTCGCAGAAGAGGAGGGACTGGATCACTTTTGGTCAGTATCTGAAGAACCATCGCCCGCCGCTGACTCTGTCACGGTGCAGCGGAGCCCACGTGCTGGAGTTTCTGAGGTACTTGGACCAGTTCGGGAAGACCAAGGTCCACGGGAGTGCCTGCCCTTTCTACGGCCACCCCCACCCGCCAGCGCCGTGTCCCTGCCCGCTGCGGCAGGCCTGGGGCAGCCTGGACGCGCTCATTGGGCGGCTGAGGGCAGCGTTCGAGGAGAACGGCGGGCTGCCAGAGACAAACCCTTTCGGCGCACGCGCCGTGAGGCTGTACCTGAGGGAAGTGAGGGACACGCAGGCCAAAGCTAGAGGGATTGCTTATGAGAAGAAGAAGCGAAAGAAGCCAACGCCACCACAAAGGACGACACAACTGCTGCAGCAGCATGAGGAGCAAGGGCAACATGGCAATTTTGTTTCTGGTTACGGTGGTGCTGGGGTTGGAGTTGGGGGTGGCTCAGCTCAGCCAAATGGGGTTATGCTCGGTGGAGCTTCGTCTACTGCTGCGAGAGGATCCATGATGCCGCTATCAGTGTTGAACTGCTAA